The following are from one region of the Roseobacter fucihabitans genome:
- a CDS encoding ArsR family transcriptional regulator: protein MELEALSRLSALSHPQRLAVFRLLMRRFPDAVPAGEISAALELKASTASVYLSALCKTHLITQDRVGTSLRYRANTQAAGALIEYIFTDCCRGRPELCPPFSRSPEQTSPVMPGPPYNVLFICTGNSARSIFAESILHDLEGTSFTAYSAGTAPGSELNPVAVDLLRAKGHDTSRLRAKHISEFQSATAPRMDFVFTVCDSAANEECPAWDGQPISGHWGVPDPVAATGTLSERQLAFQHAYGALKNRIEAFAALPLATHNRISLQAAVDDIAAHPLEGTCS, encoded by the coding sequence ATGGAACTAGAAGCCCTTTCCCGTCTCTCCGCCTTGAGCCACCCGCAACGCCTGGCGGTGTTCCGACTGCTGATGCGCCGCTTTCCTGATGCGGTCCCGGCGGGGGAAATATCCGCCGCACTGGAGCTCAAGGCATCGACCGCATCGGTGTATCTTTCCGCACTTTGCAAGACCCATCTCATCACGCAAGACCGGGTGGGCACCTCTTTGCGATACCGTGCCAACACCCAAGCCGCAGGCGCCCTGATTGAGTATATCTTTACGGACTGCTGCCGGGGTCGCCCCGAATTATGCCCCCCCTTTTCGAGGTCACCTGAGCAGACAAGCCCCGTCATGCCCGGCCCGCCCTATAACGTCCTTTTCATCTGCACCGGCAATTCCGCACGTTCCATTTTCGCCGAATCCATCCTGCATGATCTGGAGGGCACCAGCTTCACGGCCTATTCCGCAGGCACTGCGCCCGGTTCCGAGCTCAATCCTGTGGCCGTGGATCTTTTGCGGGCAAAAGGCCATGACACGTCACGCCTGCGCGCAAAGCACATCTCGGAGTTCCAAAGCGCCACGGCTCCCAGAATGGACTTCGTCTTCACCGTTTGCGATTCCGCCGCCAATGAAGAGTGTCCCGCATGGGATGGCCAGCCGATCAGCGGTCATTGGGGCGTGCCCGACCCGGTCGCGGCAACTGGTACCCTTTCCGAGCGCCAGTTGGCGTTTCAACACGCCTATGGCGCGCTCAAAAACCGGATCGAGGCTTTTGCGGCCCTGCCCTTAGCCACCCATAATCGTATTTCGCTGCAAGCGGCCGTTGATGACATCGCCGCGCACCCTTTGGAAGGAACCTGCTCATGA
- a CDS encoding ArsJ-associated glyceraldehyde-3-phosphate dehydrogenase, translating into MTVYALNGLGRIGKLALRPLLERGAEIAWINDAVGDPAMHAHLLEFDTVHGRWPATFKADADSITINDTRLPVHIEPQPDRLPFSGVDVVIDCTGAFKSKAALAPYFAAGVKKVIVSAPVKDGPTANVVFGVNHDIYDPARHDIITAASCTTNCIAPVVKVVHETLGIKHGSITTIHDVTNTQTIVDRPAKDLRRARSALNSLIPTTTGSATAITLIYPELAGRLNGHAVRVPLLNASLTDCVFELERATTVEEVNALFETAAKGALKGILGYETRPLVSADYTNDPRSGIIDAPSTMVINGTQLKVYVWYDNEWGYANRLVDVALMVGDTL; encoded by the coding sequence ATGACTGTCTATGCGCTGAACGGTTTGGGCCGGATCGGCAAGCTGGCGCTGCGCCCTTTGCTGGAACGCGGGGCCGAGATCGCCTGGATCAATGACGCGGTGGGGGATCCGGCGATGCATGCGCATCTGCTGGAATTCGACACGGTGCACGGGCGCTGGCCTGCGACCTTCAAGGCGGACGCGGATAGCATCACAATCAACGACACCCGCCTGCCTGTGCACATTGAACCGCAACCCGACCGCCTGCCGTTTTCGGGTGTGGACGTGGTGATTGACTGCACCGGTGCCTTCAAGAGCAAAGCCGCGCTGGCCCCCTACTTCGCGGCGGGCGTGAAGAAGGTGATCGTGTCGGCACCGGTCAAGGACGGCCCCACGGCCAATGTGGTTTTTGGCGTCAACCATGACATTTACGATCCAGCGCGCCATGACATTATCACCGCCGCCAGTTGCACCACCAATTGCATCGCGCCTGTGGTCAAGGTCGTGCATGAAACCCTCGGGATCAAACATGGCTCAATCACGACGATCCATGATGTGACCAACACCCAAACCATCGTGGACCGTCCGGCCAAGGATCTGCGGCGCGCGCGTTCTGCGTTGAATTCGCTGATCCCCACGACGACCGGCAGCGCCACAGCCATCACGCTGATCTATCCCGAACTGGCCGGGCGGTTGAATGGCCATGCCGTGCGTGTGCCATTGTTGAATGCCTCGCTGACGGATTGCGTCTTTGAGCTTGAACGCGCGACCACCGTGGAAGAGGTGAACGCTCTGTTCGAGACGGCGGCCAAGGGCGCGCTCAAAGGCATTCTGGGCTATGAAACACGGCCCTTGGTCAGCGCGGATTACACCAATGATCCGCGATCCGGGATCATTGATGCGCCCTCCACGATGGTGATCAACGGCACACAGCTGAAGGTTTACGTCTGGTATGACAACGAGTGGGGCTATGCCAACCGTCTGGTGGATGTGGCCCTGATGGTTGGCGACACGCTATGA
- the modA gene encoding molybdate ABC transporter substrate-binding protein — protein MVCAIWRALRSGVMISISLACLAMPGRASDITIFAAASLKTALDEVAAAFEGPTTTISYAGTPVLARQISFGAPADIFIAASLDWMDWLADQNRIDPASRFDLLSNRLVLIRHGAGGTLVETTGTALMETLGQDRIAMALVAAVPAGIYGKSALQYFGLWDALAPQIAQSDNVRAALALVARGEAPFGIVYTSDAQAEPRISVIATFPEESHAPILYPVAVTKGRSSTPVARFINHLRSAQARVIFERHGFIMADPAP, from the coding sequence ATGGTATGCGCAATCTGGCGGGCGCTGCGATCTGGCGTGATGATAAGCATCAGCCTTGCCTGTCTGGCCATGCCGGGTCGCGCGTCAGACATCACGATTTTTGCCGCCGCCAGCCTGAAAACAGCCCTGGACGAGGTCGCAGCGGCGTTCGAGGGTCCCACAACCACCATTTCCTATGCTGGCACCCCCGTGCTGGCCCGCCAGATATCGTTCGGCGCGCCTGCGGATATTTTCATCGCGGCAAGCCTGGATTGGATGGACTGGTTGGCCGATCAAAACAGGATCGACCCGGCCAGCCGGTTTGATCTGCTGAGCAATCGCCTCGTCCTGATCCGGCACGGCGCAGGCGGCACGCTGGTTGAAACCACCGGCACCGCCCTGATGGAAACCCTTGGCCAGGACCGCATCGCCATGGCGCTGGTAGCGGCTGTCCCGGCGGGGATCTACGGCAAATCGGCCTTGCAGTATTTTGGCCTCTGGGACGCTCTGGCACCGCAGATCGCCCAGAGCGACAACGTGCGCGCGGCCCTTGCGCTGGTCGCACGTGGCGAGGCCCCCTTTGGCATCGTCTATACCTCGGATGCGCAGGCCGAACCACGCATCAGCGTGATCGCAACCTTCCCTGAGGAGAGCCACGCCCCCATCCTCTACCCCGTCGCGGTCACCAAGGGGCGGTCCTCAACCCCGGTCGCGCGGTTCATCAACCATTTGCGCAGCGCGCAGGCCCGCGTGATCTTCGAACGCCACGGCTTTATCATGGCAGACCCCGCCCCATGA
- the modC gene encoding molybdenum ABC transporter ATP-binding protein — MSLSVSLNHRFEGFDIDVAFEAPPGITVLFGRSGAGKSTIINAVAGLLKPDQGRVAAGEWELFDTARNHWLPPHKRRLGYIFQDARLFPHLSVRQNLNYGRWFAPKSTPRGDMDRIVEMLGIGALLNRRPGDLSGGEKQRVAIGRALLASPGIILADEPLAALDAQRKAEILPYFERMRDEVKVPILYVSHAAAEVARIATTVVALEAGRIARQGRAADVLSDPAVTPIGVRSAGAMLEARVKEHHADGLSTLETEGSMLLLPRVDQPPGTALRIWIEAQDVMLATQRPQGISALNILEVDVREVRMGSGPGAIVQLSLGAALILARVTRRSAQALDLQPGRRVFAVIKAVSVARDAVG, encoded by the coding sequence ATGAGCCTTTCTGTATCCCTAAACCACCGCTTTGAGGGGTTCGACATCGACGTGGCCTTTGAAGCGCCGCCAGGGATTACGGTCCTTTTTGGGCGTTCCGGAGCCGGTAAGAGCACAATCATCAATGCCGTTGCGGGGCTGTTGAAACCTGATCAGGGCCGTGTTGCAGCCGGTGAATGGGAGCTTTTTGATACGGCGCGCAACCATTGGCTGCCACCGCACAAGCGCCGGCTTGGCTATATCTTTCAGGACGCGCGGCTGTTTCCGCACCTCAGCGTGCGGCAAAACCTCAATTACGGGCGCTGGTTCGCGCCAAAATCCACGCCGCGCGGGGATATGGACCGGATTGTCGAGATGCTTGGCATCGGGGCTTTGCTGAACCGCAGGCCCGGCGATCTGTCGGGCGGTGAAAAACAGCGGGTTGCGATCGGGCGCGCGCTGCTGGCAAGTCCGGGTATCATTCTGGCGGATGAGCCGCTGGCCGCGCTTGATGCGCAGCGCAAGGCGGAAATCCTGCCCTATTTCGAGCGGATGCGTGATGAGGTCAAGGTCCCGATCCTCTATGTCAGCCACGCCGCCGCCGAGGTCGCGCGGATTGCGACAACGGTTGTGGCGCTGGAGGCGGGCCGGATCGCGCGTCAGGGCCGCGCCGCGGATGTGCTCAGCGATCCTGCGGTCACGCCCATCGGGGTGCGCTCCGCGGGGGCCATGTTGGAGGCGCGGGTCAAGGAACATCACGCCGATGGGCTGAGCACGCTGGAAACCGAAGGCAGCATGCTGCTCCTGCCGCGCGTGGATCAGCCACCGGGCACGGCGCTGCGGATCTGGATCGAAGCACAGGATGTCATGCTGGCCACGCAGCGACCGCAGGGGATTTCTGCACTCAATATCCTGGAAGTAGACGTGCGTGAGGTCCGCATGGGCTCCGGTCCCGGTGCCATCGTGCAGCTGTCCTTAGGCGCGGCGCTGATCCTCGCGCGGGTCACACGGCGCTCGGCGCAGGCGTTGGATTTGCAGCCCGGACGTAGAGTCTTCGCCGTCATCAAAGCCGTCTCCGTCGCGCGGGATGCCGTGGGCTAG
- a CDS encoding transposase: MTCAKPTLIRNLTGGHLLVDRGFDADWLRNDLLDRDIIPVISPKSNRKFPAEFDKKTCKWRHLIENYFGKMKENRGIAMRSCKTDQSFKTLISIAATIIQMR; this comes from the coding sequence ATGACCTGCGCGAAACCGACACTGATCCGCAATCTGACTGGCGGACATCTTCTCGTGGACAGGGGCTTTGACGCGGATTGGCTGCGAAATGACCTGCTGGATCGTGACATCATCCCGGTCATATCCCCGAAATCTAACCGGAAATTCCCGGCAGAGTTCGACAAGAAGACCTGCAAATGGCGGCATCTGATCGAAAACTACTTCGGCAAAATGAAGGAAAACAGAGGCATAGCCATGCGCTCGTGCAAAACAGACCAGAGCTTCAAAACCCTCATCTCGATTGCGGCGACAATCATCCAAATGCGGTGA
- the rbsK gene encoding ribokinase yields the protein MGKVTILGVFVADTAYRADRMPRMGETIMGNSFSLGPGGKGSNQAVACARIGAQTHMISKLGQDDFAKLALDTWAEAGVVAHVDQVSESYTGAAYIFIEESTGDNAIIIAPGAAALIRVADIEAKADLIAGSDVFVTQLEQPMDAALRALQIARQGGVTTILNPAPAAALPDGMLALCDYVTPNETECEALTGIAVESEADARRAAQALCDLGVKTPIITMGERGAYLHGHGLVPAVRAGAVVETTGAGDAFNGGFAAVLSEGKSALEAVRIGCATAGISVTRAGTAPAMPSRAEVEALLGA from the coding sequence ATGGGCAAGGTCACGATACTCGGCGTTTTCGTTGCCGACACGGCGTACCGTGCGGATCGGATGCCGCGCATGGGCGAGACGATCATGGGCAATTCCTTCTCTCTGGGGCCGGGCGGGAAGGGCTCCAATCAAGCGGTGGCCTGTGCGCGCATCGGGGCGCAGACGCATATGATCTCCAAGCTCGGGCAGGATGATTTTGCCAAGCTGGCCCTGGACACCTGGGCCGAAGCGGGCGTGGTGGCGCATGTGGATCAGGTCAGCGAGAGTTATACCGGCGCGGCCTATATTTTCATCGAGGAGAGCACGGGCGATAATGCGATCATCATAGCGCCGGGGGCGGCGGCGCTCATCCGCGTCGCCGATATCGAGGCAAAAGCCGATTTGATTGCCGGATCGGATGTGTTTGTTACCCAACTCGAACAGCCGATGGATGCCGCTCTGCGCGCTTTGCAGATTGCACGACAGGGTGGGGTCACCACCATCCTGAACCCGGCCCCGGCGGCGGCCTTGCCCGACGGCATGCTCGCACTTTGCGATTATGTCACACCCAATGAGACGGAATGCGAGGCCTTGACGGGCATTGCGGTGGAGAGTGAGGCGGATGCGCGCCGCGCCGCGCAGGCCCTATGTGACCTGGGTGTCAAAACGCCGATCATCACCATGGGCGAACGCGGTGCCTATCTGCACGGCCATGGGCTGGTGCCGGCGGTGCGCGCGGGGGCAGTGGTGGAAACGACCGGGGCGGGCGATGCTTTCAACGGCGGGTTCGCAGCGGTACTGTCGGAAGGGAAATCCGCGCTGGAGGCAGTGCGGATCGGCTGTGCGACCGCGGGGATTTCCGTGACGCGCGCAGGCACAGCCCCGGCCATGCCGAGCCGGGCGGAGGTGGAGGCGTTGCTTGGTGCCTAG
- the modB gene encoding molybdate ABC transporter permease subunit, whose amino-acid sequence MTEWLGPEEWRAVALSLKVSLWATLLSLPLGLWVAYVLARRDFWGKQLLNGLVHLPLILPPVVTGYLLLMTFGTTGPIGGLLQQFGITFAFRWTGAALAAAVMAFPLMVRAMRLSIEAVDPKLEQAASTLGASRGWVFLTVTLPLILPGIIAGAILAFAKAMGEFGATITFVSNIPGQTQTVPSAIYAFLQVPGGEASAWRLVLISIAIAMSALLLSEWLARKAATRVGGI is encoded by the coding sequence ATGACGGAATGGCTGGGTCCCGAGGAATGGCGCGCGGTCGCCTTGTCGCTCAAAGTATCGCTCTGGGCGACCCTGCTCAGCCTGCCGCTGGGGCTTTGGGTGGCCTATGTGCTGGCGCGACGTGACTTTTGGGGCAAACAACTGCTCAATGGTCTGGTGCATCTGCCACTGATCCTGCCGCCCGTGGTCACGGGGTATTTGCTGCTGATGACATTCGGCACCACCGGACCCATTGGCGGGTTGCTGCAACAATTCGGGATCACCTTTGCCTTTCGCTGGACCGGGGCCGCACTTGCCGCCGCCGTCATGGCATTTCCGCTGATGGTGCGCGCCATGCGCCTTTCCATCGAAGCGGTGGACCCGAAACTGGAGCAGGCGGCCAGCACCTTAGGGGCCTCGCGCGGTTGGGTGTTTTTGACCGTCACCCTGCCGCTGATCCTGCCGGGGATCATCGCCGGAGCCATCCTCGCCTTTGCCAAGGCCATGGGTGAATTTGGCGCAACGATCACTTTTGTCTCCAACATCCCCGGCCAGACGCAGACGGTTCCTTCGGCGATCTATGCGTTCCTGCAGGTGCCGGGCGGGGAAGCCTCCGCCTGGCGGCTGGTTCTGATTTCCATCGCCATCGCCATGTCCGCGCTTTTGCTGTCGGAATGGCTGGCCCGCAAGGCCGCAACACGGGTGGGCGGCATATGA
- a CDS encoding SGNH/GDSL hydrolase family protein, translating to MEARTILCFGDSNTHGTRAFRDVADRRRFDKPLRWTSIMAAELGSEYDVIVEGHPGRTSVFDDPIEGSHKNGQAALPALLESHRPIDLVIVMLGTNDLKARFNVAAHDIALGVERVVLDIRRSDCGAAGAAPQVLLASPVPVIEAGIFKEIFAGAAQKSQALPALLRTVAERQGVAFADMGQHATVDPVDGIHLDAAAHGAIGMAMAAAVLDSLT from the coding sequence ATGGAAGCGCGCACAATCCTTTGTTTTGGGGACAGCAATACACATGGAACAAGGGCCTTTCGCGATGTCGCAGACCGGCGTCGGTTTGACAAACCGCTGCGATGGACCTCGATCATGGCGGCTGAACTCGGCTCTGAGTATGACGTGATCGTCGAAGGACACCCCGGCCGCACAAGTGTTTTTGACGACCCCATTGAGGGGTCTCACAAAAACGGGCAGGCTGCGCTGCCGGCGCTCTTGGAGAGCCACCGCCCGATCGATCTGGTGATCGTGATGCTGGGGACCAATGACCTCAAAGCGCGCTTCAACGTTGCCGCGCATGATATTGCGCTGGGGGTGGAGCGGGTTGTGCTTGACATCCGGCGCAGCGATTGCGGAGCAGCGGGTGCGGCCCCGCAGGTTTTGCTCGCAAGTCCGGTTCCGGTGATCGAAGCCGGGATTTTCAAGGAGATCTTTGCCGGGGCAGCGCAGAAATCGCAGGCCTTGCCCGCGCTGTTGCGCACCGTCGCAGAGCGACAAGGCGTGGCATTTGCGGATATGGGCCAACACGCGACGGTAGATCCGGTGGATGGCATTCATCTGGACGCAGCGGCACATGGTGCCATTGGTATGGCCATGGCGGCAGCCGTGCTGGACAGTTTGACGTAA
- the arsJ gene encoding organoarsenical effux MFS transporter ArsJ produces the protein MSTARAGPAYVAVTAAYWAFMLTDGALRMLVLLHFHTLGFSPVQLAYLFVLYEIAGVVTNLSAGWIAARFGLTSTLYAGLGLQVAALIALAQLDPGWTLPASVAFVMAVQGASGVAKDLAKMSAKSAVKLLAPAEQGGLFRWVALLTGSKNAVKGFGFLIGAVLLGLVGLKVAVLGMAALLSLILVVIVLKMPSGLPVGRRDAKFREVFSGDANVNWLSFARVFLFGARDVWFVVGIPIYFYAVLSDGSEASNRAAFFTIGSFMALWIILYGAVQAAAPRLLNARNRPEGDIINSARTWAASLIFIPAALALLVYVTPDPAPWLTVTLIIGLLGFGAVFAVNSALHSYLILAFSSGARVTMDVGFYYMANALGRLMGTLLSGLSYQIGGLALCLATAALLLALSAFGAARLRPRSGPAINTASN, from the coding sequence ATGAGCACGGCCCGCGCAGGGCCAGCCTATGTTGCGGTCACGGCGGCCTATTGGGCCTTCATGCTCACGGATGGCGCGCTGCGCATGCTGGTGCTGTTGCATTTTCACACGCTGGGGTTTTCCCCGGTGCAGTTGGCCTATCTCTTTGTGCTCTATGAAATCGCCGGGGTGGTGACCAACCTCAGCGCGGGGTGGATTGCCGCACGTTTCGGGCTGACCTCTACGCTTTATGCGGGGCTTGGCTTGCAGGTCGCCGCATTGATCGCTCTGGCCCAGCTGGACCCAGGCTGGACGCTGCCCGCCTCCGTCGCCTTTGTGATGGCCGTTCAGGGCGCGTCCGGCGTGGCCAAGGACCTCGCCAAGATGAGCGCCAAATCTGCCGTCAAACTGCTCGCCCCTGCCGAACAAGGCGGGCTGTTTCGCTGGGTGGCCCTACTGACCGGCTCAAAGAACGCGGTGAAGGGCTTTGGTTTTCTGATCGGCGCTGTGCTGCTCGGGCTGGTCGGCCTGAAAGTGGCGGTCTTGGGCATGGCCGCCCTGCTCAGCCTGATCCTCGTGGTGATCGTGCTCAAAATGCCCTCCGGCCTGCCGGTTGGGCGCAGGGACGCGAAATTTCGCGAGGTGTTTTCTGGAGACGCCAATGTGAACTGGCTCAGCTTTGCGCGGGTTTTCCTCTTTGGTGCCCGCGACGTGTGGTTCGTGGTCGGCATCCCGATCTATTTTTATGCCGTTCTGTCGGACGGATCAGAGGCCTCAAACCGCGCGGCCTTTTTTACCATTGGCAGTTTCATGGCCCTGTGGATCATCCTTTACGGCGCGGTGCAGGCCGCAGCACCCCGACTTTTGAACGCGCGGAACCGACCTGAGGGCGACATCATCAACAGCGCCCGCACATGGGCGGCCAGCCTGATTTTCATCCCCGCAGCACTGGCGCTTCTGGTCTATGTAACACCCGACCCCGCGCCGTGGCTCACGGTAACCCTGATCATCGGGCTCCTTGGGTTTGGCGCAGTGTTCGCGGTGAACTCCGCCCTGCATTCTTACCTGATCCTCGCCTTCAGCAGCGGGGCGCGGGTCACCATGGATGTGGGGTTTTACTATATGGCAAATGCCCTCGGCAGGCTGATGGGCACCCTGCTGTCAGGCCTGAGCTACCAGATCGGCGGTCTGGCCCTATGCCTCGCCACGGCAGCTTTGCTCCTGGCGCTAAGCGCATTTGGCGCGGCGCGTTTGCGCCCGCGATCCGGCCCTGCGATAAACACCGCCTCAAATTGA
- a CDS encoding ABC transporter ATP-binding protein, whose product MAGVKIKDIQKSYGAVQLIHGLNVEIADGEFLALVGPSGCGKSTLLRMIAGLEPINGGTVAIGERVANNLPPAQRDIAMVFQTYALYPHKSVGENMGSALKVTKVERSEIQRRVREAAEILSLTEYLDRKPRHFSGGQRQRVAMGRAIVRDPQVFLFDEPLSNLDAKLRIQMRMEIKELHQRLKTTTVFATHDQIEAMTLADRIVGMQAGRIEQIGTPLELYDNPANEFVATFIGAPSMNLLGAQRNGGVADLAGHRVQVKGSSHSGDVRLGVRPEHLRLVAAGEGVAMQVKVVEPTGSETMVFLRHDDQDITAVFRERHAFAPGETVHLAPDPDHLHCFDAASGQRVG is encoded by the coding sequence ATGGCAGGGGTCAAAATTAAAGACATCCAGAAATCCTATGGCGCAGTGCAGCTCATCCACGGGTTGAACGTCGAGATCGCTGATGGAGAATTCCTCGCGCTTGTCGGCCCGTCGGGATGCGGCAAATCCACTTTGCTGCGCATGATCGCCGGGCTGGAGCCGATCAATGGTGGGACGGTTGCGATTGGTGAACGTGTCGCCAATAACCTGCCCCCGGCGCAGCGTGATATTGCGATGGTGTTCCAGACCTATGCGCTTTATCCGCATAAATCGGTGGGTGAAAACATGGGGTCCGCGCTCAAAGTGACCAAGGTGGAGCGCTCCGAAATCCAGCGCCGCGTCAGGGAGGCCGCTGAAATCCTGAGCCTGACGGAATACCTCGACCGCAAGCCCCGGCATTTTTCGGGGGGGCAGCGCCAGCGTGTGGCGATGGGACGCGCCATCGTGCGCGACCCGCAGGTGTTTTTGTTTGACGAGCCGCTCTCCAACCTTGATGCCAAGCTGCGCATCCAGATGCGTATGGAAATCAAGGAACTGCACCAACGGCTGAAAACCACGACCGTGTTTGCCACCCATGACCAGATTGAGGCGATGACGCTGGCGGATCGTATCGTGGGGATGCAGGCGGGCCGGATCGAGCAGATCGGCACACCGCTCGAGCTTTATGACAACCCGGCCAATGAGTTTGTGGCGACGTTTATCGGTGCGCCCTCGATGAATCTGCTGGGCGCGCAGCGAAACGGGGGGGTGGCGGATCTTGCGGGACATCGCGTGCAGGTGAAAGGCAGTTCGCATAGCGGCGACGTGCGCCTTGGCGTGCGCCCCGAACATCTGCGTCTGGTGGCAGCGGGAGAGGGTGTCGCCATGCAGGTCAAGGTGGTTGAACCGACGGGATCAGAAACCATGGTCTTCCTGCGCCATGACGATCAGGATATCACGGCGGTCTTTCGTGAACGTCACGCCTTTGCACCCGGTGAAACCGTTCACCTTGCGCCCGATCCCGATCACCTGCACTGCTTTGATGCGGCCTCCGGTCAGAGGGTTGGGTAA
- a CDS encoding transposase has translation MPGNGRHHAAFPDTTVQTCIVHLVRHSLNFCGWKDRKNVAKDLKRVYRAVDDGNAAKALDDFEAEWGQKYPSIAPSWRRAWQEVIPFFAFPPAVRKIIYTTNAIESLNRVIRKTTKTRGSFPTDDAAPKLIYLAIRSFEKAGRCVRQLVDARNRFAILYPERFSK, from the coding sequence TTGCCGGGCAATGGACGCCATCACGCGGCCTTCCCGGACACGACGGTCCAGACCTGCATCGTGCATCTTGTGCGCCATTCCCTGAACTTCTGCGGCTGGAAGGACCGCAAGAATGTCGCCAAGGATTTGAAGCGGGTTTATCGGGCGGTAGATGACGGGAACGCCGCCAAAGCCCTTGATGATTTCGAGGCTGAATGGGGCCAGAAATATCCTTCAATCGCCCCAAGTTGGCGTCGGGCATGGCAAGAAGTGATCCCGTTCTTTGCCTTCCCGCCTGCCGTGCGCAAAATCATCTACACCACCAATGCCATCGAAAGCCTTAACCGCGTCATCCGAAAAACCACCAAAACACGCGGCAGCTTTCCAACAGATGATGCCGCACCCAAGCTGATCTATCTGGCGATCCGCAGCTTCGAGAAGGCTGGTAGGTGCGTCAGACAATTGGTGGACGCTCGAAATCGGTTCGCTATCCTATACCCAGAACGGTTCAGCAAATAA
- a CDS encoding RbsD/FucU family protein encodes MLIGIDPILNADVLYALRAMGHGDDLIICDTNFPADSVARQTVLGEVLRMDHPAAEVVRAVLSVYPIDTFVDDAAARMEVVGEPDTLMPVMEEVQAQITVVQGPKMIGVERYAFYERAKQAYAVIQTGERRFYGCFALRKGVIPPEAA; translated from the coding sequence ATGCTCATTGGAATAGACCCGATCTTGAATGCGGATGTGCTTTATGCGTTGCGGGCGATGGGGCATGGGGATGATCTGATCATTTGCGATACGAATTTCCCCGCCGATAGCGTGGCGCGGCAAACCGTGCTGGGCGAGGTATTGCGCATGGATCACCCCGCGGCTGAGGTGGTGCGGGCGGTGCTGTCGGTCTATCCGATCGATACCTTTGTGGATGACGCCGCCGCGCGGATGGAGGTCGTCGGGGAGCCTGATACCTTGATGCCCGTAATGGAGGAGGTGCAGGCGCAGATCACGGTCGTGCAGGGTCCAAAGATGATCGGGGTGGAACGATACGCCTTTTATGAGCGCGCCAAACAGGCCTACGCCGTCATCCAGACCGGCGAGCGGCGGTTTTACGGCTGTTTCGCCCTGCGCAAGGGCGTGATCCCGCCAGAGGCTGCGTGA
- a CDS encoding nitroreductase family protein yields the protein MSDVSLGALFAKRFGDVPHLPENLAQNETLRRLAARASCRHFTAEPVDEPLLQALCAAALCAPSKSDLQQRDILIVTDPELLAALKSLLSAQDWIADAPAMVVFLANNRRQRQIQQQHDQPFPNDHLDAFFNASLDAGIALAFFMVAAEGAGLGCCPISTIRNHLQEVAKLLHLPDHVFPVAAMGLGHPAPAVAINPRLSLAHTVHKNRFSDTPKQGIEAYDKRRLGDTSGIGWSAAKAKMYAVPQRMDFGTFIRSIGFKLD from the coding sequence ATGTCTGATGTATCGCTTGGCGCCCTGTTCGCAAAACGGTTCGGCGACGTGCCGCATCTGCCCGAAAACTTGGCGCAGAATGAAACATTGAGGCGTCTTGCCGCCCGCGCGTCCTGTCGCCACTTTACCGCGGAACCGGTCGATGAACCCTTGCTGCAAGCGCTCTGTGCGGCGGCCCTATGCGCCCCTTCAAAAAGCGATCTGCAACAACGTGACATATTGATCGTGACCGATCCCGAGCTGCTCGCGGCTCTGAAATCGCTGCTCAGCGCGCAGGACTGGATTGCCGATGCCCCGGCGATGGTGGTTTTCCTGGCCAATAACAGGCGGCAACGCCAGATACAGCAACAGCATGATCAACCCTTTCCCAATGACCATCTGGATGCGTTTTTCAACGCAAGCCTGGATGCGGGCATCGCGCTGGCTTTCTTCATGGTCGCCGCTGAGGGCGCGGGACTGGGATGTTGCCCGATCAGCACCATTCGAAACCATTTGCAGGAGGTCGCAAAGTTGCTGCATTTGCCCGATCATGTCTTTCCGGTAGCGGCCATGGGTTTGGGTCATCCGGCCCCGGCGGTTGCGATCAACCCGCGACTGTCGCTGGCGCATACGGTGCATAAGAACCGATTTTCCGACACGCCAAAACAGGGCATTGAGGCCTATGACAAGCGGCGACTGGGCGATACATCGGGTATCGGGTGGTCTGCGGCGAAAGCGAAAATGTATGCCGTGCCACAGCGGATGGATTTTGGCACATTTATCCGGAGCATTGGCTTCAAGCTCGATTGA